Below is a window of Congzhengia minquanensis DNA.
ATCGTTGTCCTCTACGCCCAATGGAGAGATCCTAATCTACTAGATAATGAAACTAACATGCAAGATTTAACTACAGAGCACTGCACCGGAAGCGATAATGGATCAACGGCAATAGTAACGGACTCTCGTGATAGCAAAACTTACAAAATCGCTAAGATTAACGGCGTTTGCACGATGGTGGATAACCTAGATTTCCAAATCTCAACTGGTATGACTTTAAGCCCAGACACGACAAATGTTACGGCGAGTAGAACTCTAGGCACGGTAGGCTCACTTACTTCTGGCAACTCATATGATGAGATGCGAACTGCAAGAAACTCTAGCGTGACTGGCGCAGGCTTGCACTATAACTACGCTGCAGCAACCGCAGGCACTATTACTGGTTCTTCTAACTCCACGGAAGCTACCCAAGGCATTTGTCCTAAAGGATGGCGATTGCCAACCAATTCGGAACAATCAAAAATGACAAGTTACCAAACAGAGTTTGATCCTGTTGCGGCTGGCCTCTATAGCGGTGGCTCCCTCAGCAGTTCTAGCTCTTACGGTCTCTGGTGGTCTTCTACCGCAGGCAATGCCACCACCCGTTACATCCTTAGCTACAATACCAACAATGGTCTACGCTCAGGTAGCTACGGCACTCGCAACTACGGACGCTCAGTACGTTGTGTGCTTAAGTAGCCATCGCTACTTTACAGTAATTCCACCCCTAGATATGCTCGATCCAGATCATCCTGCGCCACACCGAGATACCGCTTTGTCACCGCGTAATTGCTATGATTATAGATATCCATAATCACCACTGGTGAGACCTTGCCGCTGTTCCAAGCGTGGTAGCCCCAAGTCTTTCTGAGGCTGTGGCAGGAGATGTGACCGGTTGCACCTACGGTGGTGGCGGCATCACGGATGATCCGCCAAGCCTGGGTGCGGGTGATCGGGTGGTCTGTATTGTTGCGGCTGGCGAAAATGTAGCTGCCCTTCCGGTGCGGGAGATATATGCGGAGAGCCTCTATCGCCTGTTCGTTTAAGGCAATTTCCTTGTGCTTGCCGGTTTTCTGCTCGGTGAGCGAGATATGGGTGCGGAACTGCTGTCGCTCTTCGCTATACACATCCTCCCAGCGGAGCTCCAGAAGATCACCGATGCGGAGTGCGGTATAGACGCCAAGAACAATAAGCGCATAGTTACGAAACTCTCCACGGCTGCGGAAATACTCCGCTAAGGCGCGGAGTTCTTGTTTGTTACGGATAGGTTCGGTTGTTGCCATAATATTTTAGGCTCCTTTCTCTATGATACCTCTATTATGAGGGCGATCATATAGAAGGAGCCTACGCAATTTTTTGAGGATATTGTTACTTATTATAGCATAGAGCCCCGGCTTTTTCAACCCGCTTGCCCCTATTTTTGCAGTGCTTTACAGCAAATTTCACAACCGCCGCCACCCATCCCGCGAGCGCCCCCAACAAATTGTTGCGGCGAATGTAACATAATCCTCAAAGTGTTACATTGGGGCAAAATACTTCTTTGTTGAGGGGGATTCGGCATGAAAAAGTTGGTTTCCATTTTACTTTCTGCGTGTCTATGCGTGACGGCTCTGACAGGGTGCGGAGCATCGGATAGATCTGCTGGGCCAGCGCCAGCAGAAGCTGTTTCCACTGAAACAGCGAGTAATAAAACTCCTACTGATGGTCACGAAAAAATACTTGGCATTGTCGCTGATGCAGTCCTGCCTTCAACGCAGGAAGAAGAGCGGGCGTTATGCGAATCCTGCGGCTTGAATTTTGAGGACTATACTACTTGGGTATGGGCGGAGTCTGATAAAGAATCGGCTGCTGGGGATGCAATAGGCTTAATTCTGGATCAAGATTGTACAACCGTCATTTTTGCGGTAAAGGGCTCGGAGCAGATTGCTGACCAGTTTTCGCTTGAACATCCCGATATCCAGGTTGTTATTGCGGACATGACGGAGTTTACAGATATATCGGAGGAGCCGAAAAAGCGGATATCGACTGGACGGAGGTTTCTTACACCAAAACCGACTCCGATGGCTATACATACGAAATCACCTTCAAACTCAGCCCGTGGATTTTGCTGTCCGACACTGATATTGTAACCTCTGCATGGGCGGAAGTCGGGGGAAATAACACAATCCCAGGTTTCAATGATTGGGGGCTCAGGCCGGAAAGCTCGGGGAATCAGTTTAGACAGGGAATTTCTGAAGGGGGTACCACCAATTATTTTGCTCACCATATGACTGATATGTACTATTGTGTCGGTACGGTGCGGATTACAAATATAACGGAGGGCTGGAGTATCAGTGCCAGCAGTCCGCGTTCCCTTCATTTCAGTCTGAGATGGGTAAGCGGTTTCGATAAAATGGATTATGCTGGTGTGTACTCCATAGGTAGAGTGTTTTATAGCAACGACACCGAGGATGAAAGTGATGGGCTTGGGCATAGTGCTAAAATGACAAGCGACCAATGGGGGCCAACTTCATTTATAATCATGGCGCCCGAAAACTTTACTCCTAACTCTCCAAACGGAGAGCATGCAGACGATATGCTCAACGGATATTTCCATTACTTTGCAAATGGGGAGATGTCTGAAGAGATTCATCTCGGAATGTTCGGCAAAGACGGAGCATACACCCCGCCGATTAGCGTGGAATAAAAAAGAGGAGGTTCAGCATGAAAAAGCGAATTATTTCTGTGTTGTTAGCATTATGCCTATGCGCTGCGTTGCTGCCGACTACGGCGCTGGCCACGGACTATGCAATCTACAGTAAAGAGCCTGTGGTTTTTCAAGTGAGCGGCGACGTTCTGGGGGCCTTGAAAAGTGACAGCTCCCTTTGGACATGGGGCAGAAATTCCAACGGAGCCGTAGGCAACGGGAAAGGGTTTGAGAATTATTACGATTTTCAACATACAAAGTGGATCGAAGCCTTTGTAGACACTCCGTATAAGGTGCTGGACAATGTAAAGACCTACGAGGGCGGTACATGGGCCATCAAAACGGACAATTCGCTCTGGGTCTGGGGGGAAACGGCGTTCCTTCTGGGGCTGAGCGATGACGCGCTTACCGCCGTGCCCCAAAAGTACATGGACAACATTCGCTCCTTCAACTATGGAATGTCGCTTGAAGCGTCTGATCAGCCCTATGCGGAGGAAACTCTGGCGGAGTACAATATGTATCTGGTAAAAACGGATGGAAGCCTTTGGACTTGGAGCAGAAACGGCTACAGCGAGACAGGGGACGGTACGACCCAGGAGCGGACAACACCGGTTAAAATTATGGACGGCGTGCGCTCTGTGAGATATGTGTAAGGGCGCGGGCCGGGGACTGCTCCCTATCCGGGGTATGGGCACGTTTTTGTTCTCAAAGAGGATGACAGCCTCTGGGGTTGGGGAGCGGATGCCGCCCGTATGTGTGATGCGAGAAATGGCATTTCTACGATAACGCCCGAAAAACACTTGGACAATGTAAAATGTATATGTGGCAACAAATACTCCGTGGCTGTCATTACGAAAGACGGAACTCTTTATATCTGGAACGAAGTCCCCACTGCAGTGGAAGGTTCAAATCACTATACCATAGGTATGAGCTCCAATCAGGGTTCCAGTGGGGCCGACCACTACTATGTCGATAACTTTTATCCTGTGGCGGAGAATGTCCGGGAAGTCCATATTCCCAGAGATCGGAAAATCGTCTATGTAACCAACTCCAATGAGGTTTATAACTGGGGCTTTAACCATGACGGATATCACGAAACGCCCACCAAACTCATGGATGGAGTGTCCACTGTGACAAGCAGTAGTGACATACTGTACTTGTGCAAGACCAACGGCGACCTGCTGCGGTATGACGGTCAAGTCTACGACCGGGACACGGGAACCATGAACGATTCTGCTCCGCGAAAGGTATTGGACGGTGTGGCCGGAGTTTATTACCACGCCAGTAATAGTTCCGTTGTTTTTGCGATAAAAACAGATGGAAGTCTTTGGGGATGTGAAGTTGAATCTAAAGATATTAGTCACGCGTTGATGGGGAAAGCGGGCAGCGGGTGGCCGCCCAGCGAAACCTTTGTTCACTTGATGGACGGCGTTAAATTGCCCTATACTGACCAGCCTGTCCAGCCGCCTGTTCCAACTGAGGCAACCGTTGAGCCGTTCACTGATGTGAAGGTCAGCGCTTACTATGCCGAACCCGTAAAGTGGGCGGTGGATCGCGGCGTGACCGTAGGCACGTCCGCCACCACGTTCTCACCGGACGCTACCTGTACCAACGCACAAATTCTGACCTTTATCTGGCGGGCTGCCGGATCTCCCACCCCCAGCCTTGCTAACCCATTTACAAATCTGTCTGGCAGCGAGTATTACGCCAAAGCCGCTGTGTGGGCATATTCCATGGGTATGGTTTCCAGTAACGCTTTTGATGCCAGCAAAGCCTGTACCCGTGCCATGACGATGGAATACCTGTGGAAACAGGCAGGAAGCCCCGCCGTGGCTGCCAGCGGGAAATTTACCGATGTACCCTCCAGCGCGGCCTATGTCACGGCGGTAGCTTGGGCTGTAGACAACGGCATCACTGTGGGAACCTCCAGCACGACTTTCTCCCCAGACAGCATTTGCACCCGTGGGCAGATTATGACGTTCCTATACCGGGCAGAGAATTAATCATGAAGATAAAGTGGAACCGCGCAGGCTGGAAAGCCTTGCGGATCAACAAAAAGTGGAAAGCGAGTGGTAAGAGTGATATGAAAAGATAGACCAGGTATTCCTCAAGGGAGTGTAGGAATACTGCAAATTGTGAAAAAATGACCGCAGGTCGAATGCATAGTGCATCGGCTTGCGGTCATTTTTGTCTTTGGTCTGAGCTGTGGTATAATTAAGAGTGTCAAAGGTAAAATCCGAGCAGTAAGCTAAATAATAAGTTTTCGGAACTTTATTGTGCAATACTGCTCTAAAAATAAGGATCACTATGGAAGAAGTTTATAATTATCTTAAAGCCCTAGATGTCAACTTTCTTGCCACTAGAAATGGCGATGGTGTTAGTTGCCGTCCGTTCGGCGACCCAGTCAAGTTTGACGGCAAGATTTATATGCTGACCCATGCCGAGAAAGATGTTGCGAAGCAACTCGCCGAGAATAATCAAATTTGTATCGTAGCTCATAATTCCGAGAAAGACGACTGGCTACGAGTTTTTTGTGAGGCAGTTGACGATAGCAATAATACTGCTGCCAAGCAGGCAATTATTGACGAGTTCGACTGGGCGGAGGAGGCAGGCTATCGTCTAGATAACCCGAGCTTTAAGTGCTACTATCTTGCGAATGCCAAAGCTGAAGTCCGCGATAGCGAAGGAGAGGTGCTAGCGAGTTATGAGTTCTAATCCGAATTACTTCCTAATTCACGGCAGTTTCGGTTCGCCTTTTGTGAACTGGCTACCGTGGCTCCGCAAACAACTCCGTAACCAAAGTAAAGAAGTTTATACGCCAGATTTCCCGACAGGTGTTGGTTTCCAAAATTACGAGAACTGGGCGAAACTTCTCAAAGTCTATCTTGACGCCGGTTTAATTACAGAAGACACTACAATCATTGCCCACTCCATCGCCCCGGTTTTCATTTGTAAGTTTTTAATTGAGAATAAAGTTAAGGTTAAGAAACTAGTCTTTGTTTGTGGTTTTAATAATTATCTTGGTATTGATGACGATTACGATAATGTTAATCGTGGCATGTATTTAGAAAACCTTTCCGAAGTGAAAAAATACTGCGACGAAATCATTTGCTTCTATACCAAAAACGATCCGTATGTAAGCTACGAAGCCGAGAAAAGGTTTGCCGATACTATTGCCGCCAAACAAATAATCATCGATGATGGTGGGCATCTCAATTCCGAAAGCGGTTATCGCGAGTTCTCGGCATTATTGGAGGTTATATGAAAATTTACATTGCCCGCCACGGCCTAACCGACTGGAACAAAGAAATGCGGGCGCAGGGTCGCAAAGATTTGCCACTTAATGCGGAGGGGCGTGCCCAAGCTGAAGAACTGCGTAATACAATTAAAGACATTGAATTTACCGCCGTCTATGCCTCACCTCTGAAGCGTGCCGCTGAAACCGCCCAAATCGCTGTTGGTGACCGTTACGATATTATTTATGACGACAGACTCTTGGAACGCTCGTTTGGCGATTTCGAGGGCAAGGTTGTAAAGTCATGGTCGGAACTAGTTGATGGTGTCAATATCGACGATATTGCACTGGAAGAAATACCGGGTGGAGTGGAGCCGGTGTGCAGTATGCTTGCGCGCGTAAATAGCTTTCTGGACTATCTTAAGGAAAATTATGACGATAATGCCACAATTCTCGTAGTTGGACACGGTGCGATGTCTAAGGCTTTTGACTGGGCGCTAACCGAACATAGCGCCGACGATGTCTTTGGAAAAACCCATCTTGGTAATGCAGAAGCTAAAAAATATGAGGCAAAGGGAAGGTTTAGCACAATAAGGAAATGAAGAAGAACTGTATCAAGGCTGAGATTATTATTCCGGCAGGAAGGCAAATCTGGTCACACGAAATCCGTGTAGCGCAAATCTTAGCAATGGCTGGGCATAGGGTGGAGTTTTTGGTTGAAACCAACAGTCTGCCAACGGCAGACATAAAATTGGACGGGGTGGAGTATGAGATAAAATCGCCTGAGAAGATGAATGCTAATTCATTAGAGCATCTACTAAAGAATGCCTTGCGCCAATCGCCAAATATTATAATAGATGCCTCAAGGATGCAAAGAGTGCGAGACGATAGCCTTTGTAAGTTTCTTGTGCGTCAGGCTAATAGCCGAAAACAAATTAAAAGCTTACTCTTGATTACGAAACAGGGCAGAATTATTGACATTTGTGCATTGACGTAATATAATAAGATTATCGAAGTTCCTACAGGGCGCCGAAGGTGCTGAGCGTGGGAGCTTCTTTTTTATTGCTTGCTGCGAGATGTTTTTGTCTTAATCGTCTTGTTTAAAATTAAGTGACTAGATTTAGATCTATAGTGTGTGTCGCCTTAAATCAATCTATCTTGATCATGAAAGTGTATATGCAAATGCACAATTATATGGTATAATATAATGGATTAGACATGTTGCGTGAAGGTATATCTACTTTAAAGGGTGGTGCTGAATATGGCAATAAGTAAAATTAAGATACAAAATTTCAAAAGCTTCAAGGATTTGTTCTCCCTTTCACTCAAAAAGGGACTCAATATCATTGTTGGAGATAATGAGTCTGGTAAATCAACGATCTTAGAAGCCATACATATTGCACTTACCGGACTTTATTGTGGGCGCAACATAAGGAATGAGTTGTCGCAATATCTGTTCAATAATGAAGTGGTAAGGGAGTACATTAAATCTGTCCAGGACGGTGCTGCCATTGCGCCACCTATGATTTTAATTGAGATATTCTTTGATGAGCCAATCAACGCAGAACTATTTGAAGGTAACGAAAATACGGAGAAAGCAACCAA
It encodes the following:
- a CDS encoding tyrosine-type recombinase/integrase — translated: MATTEPIRNKQELRALAEYFRSRGEFRNYALIVLGVYTALRIGDLLELRWEDVYSEERQQFRTHISLTEQKTGKHKEIALNEQAIEALRIYLPHRKGSYIFASRNNTDHPITRTQAWRIIRDAATTVGATGHISCHSLRKTWGYHAWNSGKVSPVVIMDIYNHSNYAVTKRYLGVAQDDLDRAYLGVELL
- a CDS encoding S-layer homology domain-containing protein; this encodes MCDARNGISTITPEKHLDNVKCICGNKYSVAVITKDGTLYIWNEVPTAVEGSNHYTIGMSSNQGSSGADHYYVDNFYPVAENVREVHIPRDRKIVYVTNSNEVYNWGFNHDGYHETPTKLMDGVSTVTSSSDILYLCKTNGDLLRYDGQVYDRDTGTMNDSAPRKVLDGVAGVYYHASNSSVVFAIKTDGSLWGCEVESKDISHALMGKAGSGWPPSETFVHLMDGVKLPYTDQPVQPPVPTEATVEPFTDVKVSAYYAEPVKWAVDRGVTVGTSATTFSPDATCTNAQILTFIWRAAGSPTPSLANPFTNLSGSEYYAKAAVWAYSMGMVSSNAFDASKACTRAMTMEYLWKQAGSPAVAASGKFTDVPSSAAYVTAVAWAVDNGITVGTSSTTFSPDSICTRGQIMTFLYRAEN
- a CDS encoding pyridoxamine 5'-phosphate oxidase family protein, which encodes MEEVYNYLKALDVNFLATRNGDGVSCRPFGDPVKFDGKIYMLTHAEKDVAKQLAENNQICIVAHNSEKDDWLRVFCEAVDDSNNTAAKQAIIDEFDWAEEAGYRLDNPSFKCYYLANAKAEVRDSEGEVLASYEF
- a CDS encoding alpha/beta hydrolase, whose product is MSSNPNYFLIHGSFGSPFVNWLPWLRKQLRNQSKEVYTPDFPTGVGFQNYENWAKLLKVYLDAGLITEDTTIIAHSIAPVFICKFLIENKVKVKKLVFVCGFNNYLGIDDDYDNVNRGMYLENLSEVKKYCDEIICFYTKNDPYVSYEAEKRFADTIAAKQIIIDDGGHLNSESGYREFSALLEVI
- a CDS encoding histidine phosphatase family protein is translated as MKIYIARHGLTDWNKEMRAQGRKDLPLNAEGRAQAEELRNTIKDIEFTAVYASPLKRAAETAQIAVGDRYDIIYDDRLLERSFGDFEGKVVKSWSELVDGVNIDDIALEEIPGGVEPVCSMLARVNSFLDYLKENYDDNATILVVGHGAMSKAFDWALTEHSADDVFGKTHLGNAEAKKYEAKGRFSTIRK